In the genome of Myxococcales bacterium, one region contains:
- a CDS encoding transposase gives MHAATTASAGDTAGREALCKYILRPPIAQDRIQLVADDLVRLTLKKPFSDGTFAIDLDPLSFLARLATAVHPPRFNTVRYSGVLAAASKWRSRVVPPPPPIDEKADDDCATCTAKKDKPPTHRCGYRPWKALLRRSFKIDVELCECGGRMKIKALVMTSAGIDRYLRWLGEPTDPPTLAPPGARRSSRASSSAASSVSRCRRSCSPRIDARSRWQDPPAPAPRQPRASGQPAVNRR, from the coding sequence TTGCACGCCGCGACTACCGCGAGCGCAGGCGACACCGCGGGAAGAGAGGCCCTCTGCAAGTACATCCTGCGCCCGCCGATCGCCCAGGATCGCATCCAGCTCGTCGCCGACGACCTGGTGAGGCTGACCCTGAAGAAACCGTTCAGCGATGGAACTTTTGCAATCGATCTAGACCCTCTGTCCTTTCTGGCGCGGCTCGCGACGGCCGTGCATCCTCCGCGTTTCAATACCGTCAGGTACAGTGGAGTTCTTGCGGCCGCCAGCAAATGGAGATCGCGCGTCGTTCCGCCGCCACCACCGATCGACGAGAAGGCGGACGACGACTGCGCGACATGCACCGCGAAGAAAGACAAGCCGCCCACGCATCGCTGCGGATATCGGCCGTGGAAAGCCTTGCTCCGGCGCAGTTTCAAAATCGACGTCGAGCTCTGTGAATGCGGCGGCCGCATGAAGATCAAGGCGCTCGTCATGACCAGCGCTGGCATCGACCGATACCTCCGCTGGCTCGGCGAGCCGACCGATCCGCCGACGCTCGCCCCGCCAGGGGCCCGCCGTTCTTCAAGAGCGTCGTCATCCGCCGCAAGCTCGGTGAGCCGGTGCAGGCGGAGCTGTTCGCCACGCATTGACGCGCGCTCGAGATGGCAGGATCCGCCCGCGCCAGCCCCGCGCCAGCCCCGCGCCAGCGGTCAACCGGCGGTCAACCGGCGATGA